A genomic stretch from Sulfurihydrogenibium azorense Az-Fu1 includes:
- a CDS encoding EAL domain-containing protein, producing the protein MRKEPIYYYDLEKDKFLVEGFEVLADFPYLLSNPEIDYKTFIHHLDLLKNEDKKYVYHINIGTKTLEKYIDKIIEAIKKHPLKDNLVIEILEESHSKVDSFIEKLHQNAIKMSIDDFGTESANLDRVIKNIDFIESIKIDRVVWKNFTEIVKSLVESNLIKKANIKILAEKVETEEEVRKLISSGVRYFQGWYFKDFKTIVSKENLEDINLILQDSELLSYLFKKTLKISSYDSIEDLLNTFKAVIIAHFYNIPIENKEEFEQILDMVHKKESLNICHNLDEVAQKTLKKLNFILASLQTLENLLNKLKNERNKIETLNEIMIVRDSLKKYNLDLKYLLENFKTIPHEDFISKKEFMSTLKYRFNKKLPTTIVYLYFPSLRNVFFNKGVYYYKLTLDYLINKLNYYLPKDTVGALVDNFTIGIILDGNIKKNQKLIDSLKKHLSNTTFQIEKKFIELEPKIAYTDFKESDEDSEKPIYRIEALHYELTNFNQDVASE; encoded by the coding sequence ATGAGAAAAGAACCTATATACTACTATGATTTAGAAAAAGATAAGTTTTTAGTTGAAGGTTTTGAGGTATTAGCAGACTTCCCTTACCTTCTTTCAAATCCGGAGATAGACTACAAGACATTTATCCACCATTTGGATTTACTAAAAAATGAAGATAAAAAGTATGTATACCATATCAACATAGGTACAAAGACTTTGGAAAAGTATATAGATAAAATAATAGAAGCTATAAAGAAACATCCATTAAAAGATAACTTAGTTATAGAAATATTAGAAGAATCCCATTCTAAAGTAGACTCGTTTATAGAGAAACTCCATCAAAATGCTATAAAAATGTCTATAGATGACTTTGGAACAGAGAGTGCAAACCTTGATAGGGTTATAAAAAATATAGATTTTATAGAAAGTATAAAGATAGACAGGGTGGTTTGGAAAAATTTTACAGAAATTGTTAAAAGTTTAGTAGAATCAAACCTTATAAAAAAAGCAAATATAAAAATTCTTGCAGAAAAAGTAGAAACTGAAGAAGAAGTGAGAAAACTTATCTCATCAGGTGTTAGATATTTTCAAGGGTGGTATTTTAAGGATTTTAAAACTATTGTTTCAAAAGAGAATTTAGAAGATATAAACTTAATACTACAGGATTCTGAACTACTTTCCTATTTATTCAAAAAAACTTTAAAAATATCAAGTTACGATAGTATTGAAGACTTACTAAATACTTTTAAAGCAGTAATAATAGCCCATTTTTACAATATTCCTATAGAAAATAAAGAAGAGTTTGAACAGATTTTAGATATGGTACATAAAAAAGAAAGTTTAAATATCTGCCACAATTTGGATGAAGTAGCTCAAAAAACGTTAAAGAAGTTAAATTTCATTCTTGCATCTTTACAGACCCTTGAAAATCTTTTAAATAAGCTTAAAAATGAAAGAAATAAGATAGAAACTCTTAATGAGATTATGATTGTAAGAGATAGTTTAAAAAAATACAACCTTGATTTAAAGTACCTTCTTGAAAATTTTAAAACTATTCCCCATGAAGATTTTATATCTAAAAAAGAGTTTATGTCTACGTTAAAATACAGGTTTAATAAAAAGCTTCCAACTACTATAGTTTACCTGTATTTCCCTTCTCTTCGTAATGTTTTTTTTAATAAAGGTGTTTATTACTATAAACTGACATTAGACTACTTAATAAATAAACTAAACTACTATCTACCAAAGGATACTGTTGGTGCTCTTGTAGATAATTTTACCATAGGAATTATATTAGATGGGAATATAAAGAAAAATCAAAAATTAATAGATAGCTTGAAAAAACATCTTTCAAACACTACATTTCAGATAGAAAAAAAGTTTATAGAACTAGAACCTAAAATTGCATATACAGACTTTAAAGAAAGTGATGAAGACTCAGAAAAACCTATCTACAGAATTGAAGCTCTTCATTACGAACTTACAAACTTTAATCAAGATGTTGCAAGTGAGTAA
- the uvrA gene encoding excinuclease ABC subunit UvrA: MDKIVIHGARQHNLKNIDLELPKNKLIVITGPSGSGKSSLAFDTIYAEGQRRYVESLSAYARQFLGIMEKPDVDSIEGLSPAIAIDQKTTSKNPRSTVGTITEIYDYLRLLFARVGKAHCPECGTEISSQSPQEISESIMKLPEGTKIQILAPIVRGQKGEHKEVLERIKRLGYPRVRIDGEIYLTEEIPKLEKNKKHTIEIVVDRITVKEGIRTRVNDSVEQALKLSDGLVVINIVDRQEDIIYSEKFACPVHNFSIPELSPRLFSFNSPYGACPVCKGLGVIHKIDESALIDENRSAIEAFRISDSLSFKYIKAMVGEILDLHRVNRYKKFKDLPPHIKHEILYGDEYFEGIIPHLEKKFLETDVEKYREEIGKYIKEIKCLECKGSRLRKEALTVLVGGKNIYEVVQMDISLAYRFFEEFEKSPMSEKDKVVAEKVIKEIKERLKFLIDVGLDYLTLERSATTLSGGEAQRIRLATQIGSKLSGVLYVLDEPSIGLHPRDTEKLINTLKELRDLGNTVIVVEHDPETIEEADYIVDIGPGSGVYGGQITAVGTVEEIKQNPNSLTGKYLSGKLKIPLPKERRRIKDKYLTIYGARHHNLKNIDVKIPLGVFVAITGVSGSGKSTLIYDILWQAAKNRFYETNEEVGLHDKIEGWEHIDKVINVDQSPIGRTPRSNPATYTKVFDYIRELFASTIEAKARGYTAGRFSFNVKGGRCEACQGEGVVKIEMHFLPDIYVTCEVCGGKRYNKETLSILYKGKNIADVLDMTVAEALEFFENVPTIRNKLKVLHDVGLDYIKLGQPATTLSGGEAQRIKLSRELSKRDTGRTLYLLDEPTTGLHSHDVAKLIQVLNKLVDKGNTVVVIEHNLDVIKCADWIIDLGPEGGEKGGQIVAQGTPEMVASNENSYTGRFLKKYLV, from the coding sequence ATGGACAAGATAGTTATTCACGGAGCAAGACAACATAACCTTAAGAATATAGATTTAGAATTACCAAAAAACAAACTTATTGTAATAACTGGACCTTCAGGGTCTGGAAAGTCTTCCCTTGCTTTTGATACAATTTACGCAGAAGGACAAAGAAGGTACGTAGAAAGTCTGTCTGCTTACGCAAGACAATTTTTAGGTATTATGGAAAAACCTGATGTAGACAGTATAGAAGGTTTATCTCCTGCTATTGCTATAGACCAAAAAACTACATCAAAGAATCCAAGGTCTACAGTCGGAACGATAACAGAAATTTATGATTATTTAAGACTATTGTTTGCCAGAGTTGGAAAGGCTCACTGTCCAGAGTGTGGAACGGAGATATCCTCCCAATCTCCTCAAGAGATATCAGAAAGTATAATGAAGCTCCCAGAAGGAACAAAAATTCAAATTCTTGCACCTATCGTTAGAGGACAGAAAGGAGAGCATAAAGAAGTCTTAGAAAGGATAAAAAGGCTTGGATATCCAAGAGTTAGAATAGATGGAGAGATTTACCTTACAGAAGAGATACCAAAACTTGAAAAGAATAAAAAACATACTATAGAGATAGTTGTAGATAGAATAACTGTAAAAGAAGGTATAAGAACAAGGGTAAACGATTCTGTAGAACAAGCTTTAAAACTATCTGATGGGCTTGTTGTAATAAACATAGTAGACCGTCAAGAAGATATAATCTACAGTGAAAAATTTGCCTGCCCAGTACACAACTTCTCAATCCCAGAACTATCTCCGAGATTATTTTCATTTAACAGTCCTTATGGAGCTTGCCCTGTCTGTAAAGGTCTTGGTGTTATACACAAGATAGACGAGTCTGCTTTAATTGATGAAAACAGGTCTGCAATAGAGGCTTTCAGAATATCTGATAGTCTATCTTTTAAATACATCAAGGCAATGGTAGGAGAAATTTTAGACCTTCATAGAGTAAACAGATACAAGAAATTTAAAGACCTTCCACCACACATAAAACACGAGATACTTTACGGAGATGAGTATTTTGAAGGTATAATTCCACACCTTGAAAAAAAGTTTTTAGAAACAGATGTAGAAAAGTACAGAGAAGAAATCGGAAAGTACATTAAAGAGATAAAATGTCTTGAGTGTAAAGGCTCAAGGCTGAGAAAAGAAGCTCTAACGGTTTTAGTTGGAGGAAAGAATATATACGAAGTTGTCCAGATGGATATAAGTCTGGCTTACAGATTTTTTGAAGAGTTTGAAAAATCTCCTATGTCAGAAAAAGATAAAGTTGTAGCAGAAAAAGTTATAAAAGAAATTAAAGAGAGGTTAAAGTTTTTAATAGATGTTGGTCTTGATTACCTTACTTTAGAAAGGTCTGCTACCACTTTAAGTGGAGGAGAAGCCCAGAGAATAAGACTTGCAACCCAGATAGGGTCAAAACTGTCAGGTGTTTTATACGTCTTAGATGAACCTTCAATAGGACTTCATCCAAGGGACACAGAAAAGCTTATTAACACTTTGAAAGAACTTAGAGACTTAGGAAATACTGTTATAGTTGTAGAACACGACCCTGAAACAATAGAAGAAGCTGACTATATAGTTGATATAGGACCTGGTAGTGGTGTTTATGGAGGACAGATTACAGCTGTAGGAACTGTAGAGGAGATAAAGCAAAATCCAAACTCTCTAACAGGAAAGTACTTAAGTGGAAAACTTAAAATACCTTTACCTAAAGAAAGAAGAAGGATAAAAGACAAATACTTAACGATTTACGGTGCAAGACACCATAACCTTAAAAATATAGATGTTAAAATACCTTTAGGTGTCTTTGTGGCTATAACAGGTGTATCTGGAAGTGGAAAATCAACGCTTATATACGATATACTTTGGCAAGCAGCAAAAAATAGATTTTATGAAACAAATGAAGAAGTAGGACTTCACGACAAAATAGAAGGATGGGAACATATAGATAAGGTTATAAACGTTGACCAATCTCCAATAGGAAGGACACCAAGGTCAAACCCAGCTACATACACAAAGGTGTTTGACTATATAAGGGAACTTTTTGCATCAACCATAGAAGCAAAGGCAAGGGGATACACTGCAGGCAGATTTTCTTTTAATGTTAAAGGTGGTAGATGTGAAGCTTGTCAGGGAGAAGGTGTAGTAAAAATCGAGATGCACTTTTTACCAGATATATACGTAACTTGTGAAGTGTGCGGAGGAAAAAGGTACAACAAAGAAACTTTGTCTATTCTATACAAAGGAAAAAATATAGCAGACGTTTTAGATATGACAGTAGCCGAAGCTTTAGAGTTTTTTGAAAATGTACCTACCATTAGGAATAAGCTTAAAGTTCTTCATGATGTAGGACTTGATTATATAAAGTTAGGTCAGCCTGCTACCACTTTAAGTGGTGGAGAAGCTCAAAGGATAAAACTGTCAAGAGAGTTATCAAAAAGGGACACAGGAAGAACTCTATACCTTTTAGATGAACCTACTACAGGACTTCATTCCCATGATGTTGCAAAACTAATTCAAGTACTAAATAAACTTGTAGATAAAGGAAACACTGTAGTTGTCATAGAACATAACTTAGATGTTATAAAATGTGCAGACTGGATAATAGACCTTGGCCCTGAAGGAGGAGAAAAAGGAGGGCAGATAGTAGCCCAAGGGACTCCAGAAATGGTAGCATCTAACGAAAACTCTTACACTGGAAGGTTTTTAAAAAAGTATTTAGTTTAG
- a CDS encoding transketolase family protein produces MTVDISSLPKKALRDTYGEVLVELGKIDPNMVVLDADLSESTRTHKFHEAFPERFFNVGIAEQNLIGIAAGLAYTGRTVYASSFAIFLSGRPWEIIRQQIAYNKLNVKLVASHGGVSVGQDGASHQMNEDISLMRTLPNMNVIVPADSVEMEKVLKKVHWIKEPFYIRMSREKFPVIMPQDYEFELGKGYVLKEGEDVSVIACGVMVSIALQAAYELESEGIDVEVINMASIKPIDRELIVQTAKKTKAVVTSEEHSIIGGLGSAVAEVLGEECPTILVRHGVEDRFGISGPAWEVMEEMGLSVEGLKNKVRLALSKKTK; encoded by the coding sequence ATGACAGTTGATATATCTTCTTTACCAAAAAAAGCTTTAAGGGACACTTACGGAGAAGTTTTAGTTGAACTTGGTAAAATAGATCCTAACATGGTCGTTTTAGATGCAGATTTGTCAGAATCTACAAGAACACATAAATTTCATGAAGCTTTTCCAGAAAGATTTTTTAATGTTGGGATAGCAGAGCAAAACTTAATAGGTATAGCAGCAGGTTTAGCATACACCGGAAGAACTGTCTATGCTTCATCCTTTGCAATATTTTTATCAGGAAGACCGTGGGAGATAATTAGACAACAGATAGCCTACAACAAACTCAATGTAAAGTTAGTTGCATCCCATGGAGGTGTTTCTGTAGGCCAAGACGGAGCTTCCCATCAGATGAATGAAGATATTTCCCTGATGAGAACTCTTCCTAATATGAATGTAATAGTACCAGCAGACAGCGTAGAGATGGAAAAGGTTTTAAAGAAAGTCCACTGGATAAAAGAACCTTTTTACATAAGAATGAGTAGAGAAAAATTTCCAGTGATAATGCCTCAAGATTACGAATTTGAATTAGGGAAAGGTTATGTGTTAAAAGAAGGAGAAGATGTTTCTGTAATAGCTTGTGGTGTTATGGTATCAATAGCACTTCAAGCAGCTTACGAGCTGGAAAGTGAAGGGATAGACGTTGAAGTTATAAACATGGCATCTATAAAGCCTATAGATAGAGAGTTGATAGTCCAGACAGCGAAGAAAACAAAAGCTGTAGTAACTTCAGAAGAGCACTCTATAATAGGCGGTCTTGGTAGTGCAGTAGCAGAAGTCTTAGGAGAAGAATGTCCTACCATCTTAGTAAGACACGGTGTAGAAGATAGATTTGGTATATCTGGTCCAGCTTGGGAAGTAATGGAAGAGATGGGATTATCAGTAGAAGGTTTAAAAAATAAAGTAAGGTTAGCTCTTTCTAAAAAAACAAAATGA
- a CDS encoding CDP-alcohol phosphatidyltransferase family protein translates to MSQIIKNIKPIWEEKTTPIVDFLYKINVSPNILTVVGLVFVFVGSFFIIKGMFLVAGIFILVGNLCDALDGYLARKYNQQTLMGAFLDSVIDRYSDIIPILSLMYYFKNDDLFFISSSLALIGSYMTSYTRARSESLGVECKVGIMERPERSFVLILSLLTGFLIYGVGIIAFFSNITVIQRVICFYKSGK, encoded by the coding sequence ATGAGTCAAATAATTAAAAATATAAAACCAATTTGGGAAGAAAAAACAACACCTATAGTAGACTTTCTTTATAAGATAAATGTATCACCAAATATTTTGACAGTAGTGGGTTTGGTCTTTGTTTTTGTAGGAAGTTTCTTTATTATTAAAGGTATGTTTTTAGTGGCTGGTATTTTTATACTGGTAGGAAATTTATGTGATGCTCTTGATGGGTACTTGGCAAGGAAGTACAACCAGCAGACATTAATGGGTGCATTTTTAGACTCTGTTATAGATAGGTACTCTGATATAATACCTATTCTATCTTTAATGTACTACTTTAAGAATGATGATTTATTTTTCATTTCCTCATCTTTGGCGTTAATAGGCTCTTACATGACAAGTTATACAAGGGCAAGGTCAGAAAGTTTAGGAGTAGAGTGTAAAGTTGGCATAATGGAAAGACCAGAAAGGTCTTTTGTTTTAATACTCTCCCTGCTAACTGGATTTTTAATCTACGGTGTTGGAATAATTGCATTTTTCTCAAATATTACTGTAATACAAAGAGTTATATGTTTTTATAAAAGTGGAAAGTAA
- the recN gene encoding DNA repair protein RecN, with protein MLSSVRIKKFLYIKDVEIDLHPKMNVFTGETGVGKSLVIDAITFVLGEKGNYEEEDYVELTFEVDNDYSEDGILVIARQIKNGKSLYYLNGRKVGKSLIQEVSRDLIEVHGQHYSQRLFDKDYHREVYDKYLKIEDKLQEFQQLYIQYQKLKKEYEDIILKQSDRLQKIDFLQFQINELQSANLKEGEKQKLEQEYNYYSNIQTIKESVEFTKALISQENGILQNLSTAVKSISKVSDFEERLSKVLDNLENAKTLIEETYYDLEDFDLDFNQEKLHQIEERLNLINHLERKYGYDEKGLINLLENLQNELETLLHLEDKTPILESQLKQLHSLVVEKANELSNIRKSKVKEFEEEVLNHLKDLAFKSADFKVLIQEKELDRYGIDKVQFLFSGNKGFEPKPLDEIASGGEISRLSLVLKLISKKSVNTMIFDEIDTGIGGITAVSMAKKLKQLSKDFQIILITHLPQIAVIGDKHFYIDKQEENGKTRAVIKQLTQDERIKEIARMLSGIVNEDSINLAKELLKQGEVWTR; from the coding sequence ATGCTGTCTTCTGTAAGGATAAAAAAGTTTCTATACATTAAAGATGTTGAGATAGACCTACACCCTAAAATGAATGTATTTACAGGAGAAACGGGAGTAGGAAAGTCCTTAGTAATAGATGCTATAACGTTTGTCTTAGGAGAAAAAGGAAATTACGAAGAAGAAGACTACGTAGAGTTAACCTTTGAAGTTGATAACGACTATTCAGAAGATGGTATTTTAGTTATTGCAAGACAGATAAAAAACGGAAAGAGTCTTTACTACCTAAACGGTAGAAAAGTAGGAAAATCCCTTATACAAGAGGTAAGTAGAGACCTTATAGAAGTCCATGGACAACATTACAGCCAAAGACTGTTTGATAAAGATTACCACAGGGAAGTTTACGATAAATATCTAAAGATAGAAGACAAACTACAAGAGTTTCAGCAGCTGTATATTCAGTATCAAAAACTAAAAAAAGAGTATGAAGACATTATCCTAAAACAGTCAGACAGGCTTCAAAAGATAGACTTTTTACAGTTTCAGATAAACGAGCTACAAAGTGCAAACCTGAAAGAAGGAGAAAAACAAAAACTCGAACAAGAGTATAACTACTACTCAAACATACAAACAATAAAAGAAAGTGTAGAGTTTACAAAAGCTTTAATATCCCAAGAAAACGGTATACTTCAAAATCTATCTACAGCTGTAAAAAGTATATCAAAAGTATCAGATTTTGAAGAAAGACTGTCTAAAGTGTTAGACAATTTAGAAAACGCAAAAACCTTGATTGAAGAAACCTACTACGACCTTGAAGACTTTGATTTAGACTTTAACCAAGAAAAACTCCATCAGATAGAAGAAAGGTTAAACTTAATCAATCACTTAGAAAGAAAGTACGGCTACGATGAAAAAGGATTAATCAACCTTCTTGAAAATCTACAAAATGAGTTGGAGACACTACTACACCTTGAAGATAAAACACCTATTTTAGAAAGTCAGTTAAAACAACTCCACAGCCTTGTAGTTGAAAAAGCCAATGAACTATCTAATATAAGAAAAAGTAAAGTTAAAGAGTTTGAGGAAGAGGTGTTAAACCATCTAAAAGACCTTGCCTTTAAATCAGCTGACTTTAAAGTGTTAATACAAGAAAAAGAGTTAGACAGATACGGAATAGATAAAGTCCAGTTTTTATTTTCTGGTAATAAAGGGTTTGAGCCAAAACCTTTAGATGAGATAGCTTCAGGAGGAGAGATATCAAGACTTTCTTTAGTATTAAAACTAATATCTAAAAAGTCTGTTAACACTATGATTTTTGACGAGATAGATACAGGTATAGGTGGTATAACAGCTGTATCTATGGCAAAGAAGTTAAAACAGCTCTCTAAAGACTTTCAAATTATTCTAATAACTCATCTTCCACAGATTGCAGTTATAGGAGATAAACATTTTTATATAGATAAACAAGAAGAAAACGGAAAGACAAGAGCAGTTATAAAACAGTTAACCCAAGATGAAAGAATTAAAGAGATTGCAAGAATGTTAAGTGGAATAGTAAACGAAGACTCTATAAACCTTGCAAAAGAACTTTTAAAACAAGGAGAAGTATGGACAAGATAG
- a CDS encoding Lrp/AsnC family transcriptional regulator encodes MEKLEEVPITFEELLKDIEISTAASAYVLIEANPSEIPAILKALASVPNVKSADVVTGIYDIIVYLVGQDQNEIGKVVIRDINSIPGVKKATTCMVVKL; translated from the coding sequence ATGGAAAAGTTAGAAGAAGTTCCAATAACCTTTGAAGAATTACTTAAAGATATTGAAATAAGTACGGCAGCTTCAGCTTACGTATTGATAGAGGCAAATCCTTCTGAGATCCCTGCTATTTTAAAAGCTTTGGCAAGTGTCCCTAACGTAAAGTCTGCAGACGTAGTAACAGGAATATACGACATTATTGTTTATTTAGTTGGACAAGACCAAAACGAAATAGGAAAAGTTGTAATAAGGGACATAAACTCTATACCAGGAGTAAAAAAAGCTACAACATGTATGGTAGTGAAGCTGTAA
- a CDS encoding phosphoribosylanthranilate isomerase, whose amino-acid sequence MIVKICGITQPQQAKEISQLGANYLGTIFYPKSPRYVDLDKIIEIKQSLNESTKLVVVVVNQDEKTVEELLYIADIIQFHGDEDYSFVKNFPKDRVIKVFRIKEESQIKQMEEYMKDDYCLLLDTYKEGMYGGTGETIDIQLLKKVLKLYDKIIVSGGLGLDNIKEVLSQIKPYGVDASSKLEIKPGIKDISKVKQFIEIVKSYESNN is encoded by the coding sequence ATGATAGTAAAGATATGTGGAATAACCCAGCCTCAGCAGGCTAAGGAGATATCTCAGCTCGGTGCCAACTACTTAGGCACCATCTTTTACCCAAAAAGCCCCAGATACGTAGATTTAGATAAAATAATAGAGATAAAACAATCACTGAATGAAAGTACAAAGTTAGTAGTTGTAGTGGTAAACCAAGATGAAAAAACAGTAGAAGAGCTGCTTTACATAGCAGATATAATCCAGTTTCACGGGGATGAAGATTACAGCTTTGTAAAAAACTTTCCAAAAGACAGAGTTATAAAAGTGTTTCGTATTAAAGAAGAGTCTCAAATTAAACAGATGGAAGAGTATATGAAAGATGATTACTGCTTGCTTTTAGACACTTACAAAGAAGGTATGTACGGTGGAACAGGAGAGACAATAGACATACAGCTTTTAAAAAAAGTTTTAAAACTTTATGATAAAATTATTGTATCTGGAGGGCTTGGGCTGGATAACATAAAGGAAGTTTTAAGCCAGATAAAGCCTTACGGAGTAGATGCTTCATCAAAACTTGAGATTAAACCTGGAATAAAAGATATTAGCAAGGTAAAACAGTTTATAGAGATTGTAAAAAGTTATGAGTCAAATAATTAA